tcaaaattcttatctaattaaacaacataatattctctatctaatgatttttagtttctcttttctccctttttaatgactttcacatcttctccatactcctaatataatatatttcatcttttatattaatttgatttaaaaataaatattgtcattttcatacctaacaattttaaactaattaaatcatagattctatttcttttttgaatgaaaggatataagggcaaaattgtcaaattaaacttattaagcatttagctataaatatttatcaaacagcataaataggtttagcattaaaattcagacatttatatatttttttcagtacttaaaattcagcaaattaattgtttcagtattcagatttcagacttcagatttcagattcagttttatcaaacggaaccaaAAGGAATGTTATGGCatcattcttgaattttttttacagCAGGCAAGGGTTGAACCCCAGTTACACTCCAAGGAAGGATTTAAGTCCCTCCTGATGGCCACTAAGCCATGCCCAGTGGTTATTCAAAGGTAAAAACATTTCTTAAAGTTCCCAAAAAGTTTAGAGCGAGGTAGTCAGTGTTATCATTCCTAAACCTATAAATGTGAATTTGCTAGCACTTATATGACCGTTTTTACACTAAACAAATTGCGATGAAATGTTTTAAAGATGAGACAATAATGTGAATAACCGAAAACAAAAGGCCAGGAGAATTTCACCTGCACTTTTTGTATAGGGAAAATCGTAAACTCACACGAGGCCATGAAAGGAGGGCGGATAAACACAAGGTGACAAGAAGTACGCAAATTTTTGCTGTTGTCTCTTACCCCATTAACTGGACTTAGACTAGGCTTGGAAACCAAACCGAATGAGAGATCCAGACTCAAAAAGGAGAAGATATccagagaagagagagagacagaaaaGACACGAAAATGAtcataatatttttattaaaaggaaaaaaaaaagtggaaaaagCAAGACGAAAGACGACAACCTTTTTCTCTTCCTCCACATTTGTGACAAAATGCGCCTcccaacaaaaaagaaaataaagaaagcagccttttcccctttcttttctttattattcTTCTAACCTGCCTTGCCTTTTGTTCGTTTCTTCCTACTCCTACCCCATTTATATAGATACGTGTTACTACTGCTTCTCTACTTGTTATCCAATTTGTTGTGCCCCAGTTCCCTTCCTTTGTCTAAAAATTGCAACAATTTGTCCTCGAAATCAGCACACAAGATACAAATTTTCTTGTAATGGCCTTCTCAAATTGATCATCCATCTGGGTTTTTGAGTTTTTCAGCTGGGAATCCATTTTTATTCTCTGGGTTTTAGCTGCTATGCACATTTCCATATTCAACCGACAAgaaaatttggttttttttttggggtgtctTTTCTGGTTTTAAGCCGAGTGAGAGATGCAATCAGTGAGCTCGGAGCAGGGGAGATCGGCGGCAGATACGAGAGGGAAGCATAGGATTTCTGCTGAATTGAAAAGACTTGAGCAAGAAGCTCGCTTTTTGGAGGTCACTCTCTTTGCTTGACTTCTTAACTCCTTTTCACCTCTTCAAGTATACATTCAAGCttttcgttttcttttccatttttctttttcccttctctTGTGGCAATTGATTGGCGATTTTCGGTTTGATTTTGAGTTCAAGTGGGTCCAAttctgttttcttgcattgttatTGTTCAATAAGAAAATGATGTCACACatcgtttttcttctttttatctttCTATATCAGGTAAAAGTGtggtatttttcaatgaaattttgtacctTTATTTTTCTGCTGAGGAATACAAGGGTTTAAAAGCGGGATAAACTTTGTGTTAGTCATCTGTATTGTCTCTAATTTGGTTTTTGCGTTTGCAAATTCTCGCCTTTGCCGATTGCTGCTGTAAATTGGAACTTTGAGGTGGGTTTGTGCGTTTTGCAATTGCAGTTTTCGTGAATAAAGTGTTGAAGTTGATTGCAGTTTTGAGTTTGTGTTCAAATATAAGCCTCTTGCTTCAAAATAGAAAGTTCCAGTTTTTTCCCACTATGGACCCGTGACTATCTAGTCTCTGTCATGTGGACGAACTTCTGATGTTGATCAGTGTAGTTTTGAGTAATAATTTGCCTCGGCAATTTGTTAAGGCTCTGGGTTGAGGTTCTCTGCTGGTTATTAGTGTTTGCAAAGGCTTGGTGGGCTAAGTTGTGTTGAATCTTTTATGCTTTCAAAGCATCATTTAGTTCATAATACACTGTTTTATCCAGAGAAAATCCAGCGTATCACTTGTccctcctttttgtttttgttgtggtAGCCTTTTATTCTGCTCCAAACGAACACTTGATATGTAAGATCCTAGTCGATAGGAACTTGACACATTGTATATAGGGCACTAGAATTCGTACTTACAAAGGTCAATTAAAAGGAAGCCACATTGCTATCTGAAATGGCACCGTGCCATGACCTGCAGCatcaccaaaattttgaatCGACTCTGCTAAGATAATGAGGTTTTTGATTGACTCCATTATGAAGCACTCAAAAGGCTGACCAGTTGTAAGCCAGTGATTACACCTCAGTAATCACCTTCCAAGGTGAAGGCAAAAATATGTATATGCAGTTATAAGTCAGTCAGTAGACCATGAAGCACGTGAATGCTAACCTCAAGAAGTAGTTTTCATCTAAACCCTGTTATATGTAACTCCTCTCACTTCACATATAGAGTAAACCTTGTCTTTTCTTTGAGATTCTCCTTCTCTTTCCTTGCTTAACAGCTGAAGTTAATACAATCCAGTCTATTAGCTTTTGAGTTTTATAATCAGTGGATTTTCTGAGGATTTGTCTTATAAGTTTGGTGGCAAGTAAGCTACTCTTCTTGTTTTTTAGTTGGAATATAGTATGGAGACGCTGAATGTTGCACCGGTTggtttctttccaaaatgacaTGATATTTCTCTATTTCCCAGTTGTTAGACATTTTTACTGAACTAAGAAGTACACTGTTACTACTTTTTAGTGGCCCTGTTCATTCCTTTGCATGAAGTTTCGAAGAAGACACTAGATGATGCTACTTGGAAGAGGAGGTTTGCAGTTTAACAAACTGCTCATGTTTGATGGTTGTTTGGATTTTCTAGTCCTAAGAAGGTGAAGGGCGTGGCTGGTGTTTATAGTTGGGTGGTTTTGTTGATTAATAGGTTGCAAAAAGGTGCCAGTTTCGTGGTGACTGTTATAAAATGCGTCTGTCTGAGATCCTTATCCCTTCCTCCTTATATTCTACCTCTTCATCTTATCCAGAAGAAACCAGCACATTTCACCATTCTTTGTACctgattagtttaatttttggtGTAGCTCAAAAGAATTTAGCAAGGATCTTGCTCTGGTGCCAATATAAATGATGGCAAGGGCAAGGGTTCCTCATCCTCTCGTGAATTATGCAAGCAAATGCATCTGCAAAATGAATTTGTGCTTTACATTTGGATTAAGCTTATTCACTGTCGATTTTATAATCATGATTTTGGGATCAGGACTGGAACTGGTGATGTTAGACTATTAATGTGGTTAGTAGTGCTAAGCTTAGACTGAGACCAAGTAGTAGTTAGGACTGCTTCCCCATTATCTTTAGATAGATATTGGGTGGTCATGTTTATTAACTCGCACTAGTTCGTTAACCTTTTGATCCTTTCTTGTGAGACTGCTTGAGATTTCACCTGACGTAATGACTGATTCGGGTTGTCTGCAGCGATAGTGTTTCATGAATAATATTTCATTCCCTAAAGATGATGTTTTTCTGTGTAGGAAGAACTAGAACAGCTTGAGAAGATGGAGAAGGCCTCAGCTTCTTGCAAGGAGTAAGTAAATATTGTAAATAGTATTTACTTGACCCAATAATTGTTTGAACAATCCTTTCTACATTTATGGTAATGGCTCAAATGAATTTTCTGTAATGCAATCTAGGATGCTGAGTAAGGTGGAGACAAGACCGGATCCGCTACTTCCAGCGTAGTACACCTCCTTGTATTTTTTTCAATGCTTTGAAAGTCTGCCGTTCCTTTCAAACCTCATTCTAAAAGAACTCATTTCTTTCTTCCAGGACGAATGGCCCGCTCAATCCATCCTGGGATCGATGGTTTGAGGGGCCTCAAGAGAAATCAGGATGCAGGTGCTGGATTCTGTGATTGTTGGTGCTAGAGCAGTTTGCTAAATTGATGGTTGAGCTTGTTACAGAGTACAGATAGGAATATCCTGTCAGGTTATCAAATGATCCATTGTGCAGAGATTCACAATTTTTCCTTACTCTAGATTATTCTATATCAAAAAATTCTATGTTTTCTCCCCTTTCAGTTACCCCTAGAAATGGAATGGAATACAGCATCGTGTACAAATGCCCATTTATGTTCTTGTAAACATGATTAAGAAATTTCACCTTATAACCAAGAGataattttctgttttgtatcCTCATATATTTCTTTATTGCCCTTCCTTCAGTTTGTTGTTTTTTCCTTTCTGATGTGGGGAAACAGGAGGAACAGGACTTGGCTCTGTTATCTACCCCACCCCATATATGTATCCTTTGTGATTTTGGCAGTTTAATTGCTGCAGCGCCCATTTCTTGGTTATGACTGTATGTGTTCAGTGTGCATCTAGAAAAATTTCCATATGCATTTTAAAGTAATTTGATACTAACAGTTATTAACAAAGAAGAGGcataatttatcattttagtgaTTATTACAAGTCTAAAGAATTTACTGCAAAAATGAGCTGAAACCCAAGTTAAAACCAGGTAAATGTTAATTAGAAATATGTgtttttaaactttaaaaaaagtTGTGGACTAATTCCGTTCAACAATTAGTTATAAATACCTTTCAATCGATAACATttgttccaattttttttttagttactGCTAAACATTAGAAGCTCCACCTGAAAACAAATTTACAATTTGTCGAATATTTTCGACTATTTGTTGTTCATCCATATTATCAGGTTTcaatttttgataatttgttataatttgcTCGTCCCTACGCTGTCGACGATGCATGAGTTCTAGTTCATGCGTGGTCTTCAATCAATTATTTGTAATAATTTCTGCGGTCCCAACCCAAGTTGTGATTGAAAGGCTAGCTAGCGGAGGAATACCAGAGACGTTATCCCAGATATATTCCATTAGCGGTTGAAGTCCATCCAAAAGCTCCTTATTAACGTAAGCAAATCTCACTCACACGAAGCAAAATCTGGTTGAAGAACCGTATGTCACGATAGTCTTCCGCCAAGCGAAAAAGCAAAGCGACCGCTAAAAATCACCAACCGACAGATCAACAGGAGCACAGAGGACTAggattaaaacatattttttagcAATCAAACTTGCCAAATATTCACTCAggagaaaatgaaatgaaaggtACAACATACAGCTCtggtttttcccttttctttttccacgCACAGGAGAACTCAATCTGCAAGTGCAGGGAAACCAATAAAAACAACGTATTCCAACCACAGGAGCGAGGACTTCTACACATGAACTTTAATATTCTTTATATCAACTCTCCAAGCTTGGAGCCTTTCCACTAACCCGTTGTGCTACCCAACCCAAACCATCATACAAACCTTCACCAGTAAGGGCACAGCAAGCTTGGATGTGCCAATCATGATCTTTTATGCTATGAAGGGAAAGCGCATCAGTTATCTCAGCAGGACTCATGGCATCCTTGAGGTCCTGTTTATTTGCGAAGACGAGGATAACTGCACTTTGTAAATCCTCATGCGGGAGCAGCCTGAAGAGTTCATCCTTCATTATGGAAATCCTGGCTCTATCAGTGCTGTCAATTACTACAATCACAGCGTGAGTTCCACGGTAGTAGGTAGCCCATGACGTCCTAAGCCGATCTTGACCGCCTAGATCCCAAACCTGATTGAGTAGCATCAGCAAATAAATTAGATCAGATTAGCTGAAATAAGACATCAGAATGCACAAGTTTTGCTTTGTTGACTAGGATGAAACCAATGCTAGATTCAGGTGAGGTTTCTGGAAATGCAAATATGAAGTGCCCTAGAAAATATAGGATCTATATGTACTGTACAGTCAAGCTCCTCAAATTTGTATTTGTGTGTAATATTTCCCTCCAAGAGCTAGTACAACCACAGGGACTtacacttcattttgcaccatCCAAGAGACACAAGAGACCAATGATGTCAGTCAACCTTTTGCCAATACAAACTAAAACCTACTTCAGTTTTTCAACTATTACATCTTCTTTTCCTCATGACTGAAGGAAGAATCTGTACAGGTGATCTGCCTACATACTGATGACGGTTCGTAATAACCACCTTGTTCCCATCCATCATGGTGAAATAACCAATATACAGAGGATAAGTATATCTTGCACAAAATTTGACTATCTGTAATTGATGCTGGACTTTTATCCGAAAAaccaataaatatatatattttctaattCCCTAGTTAAATCAAACTACCAGTTCTCCAGCTGAAAAAGATTCCTGAGTGCCATAAATTGCTACAAAGATCCACCTTTCTAATTCACACGGAATCCAAAATCTCACATAGAACCCACAAACTCTTTAAGACCTAATTTTACATTTCCTGAAGTAACAATTTGACAAACAATAACATCTACAATGAAGTCACTTAAGCAGCAAGCATATATCAATCAGTTAGTACTTCGAAATTCCTACATCTTATTGTCAATTAACTAAGTCGAACACACTTAAAAATGCATTTGAGTATATAAAACATCAGCTACATCAACCATGTCCAGAACCAGCCACGTATCAAGAAATTCTCCAAGACAAAACCTGAAATTGATCAAGACCTAGTTTCCCGCAGAAttcaaattaagaaataaacacATTCCAAGGCATAAATCGAAAAAGCAACCGACCTCAAatcttatatttttataaacaaGTTCTTCGACGTTGCTGCCGACTGTAGGATGAGTAGTAACCACCTCCCCCAAATGCAACTTGTAAAGCGTTGTCGTTTTGCCGGCGTTATCCAATCCAACCACCACAATCTTGTACTCCTTCGCCGGAAACAGCATAAACCAAAACCTAGACAAAAATGCTCCCATCCTTCACCTGCACAATTAATTCCCAAATCACTATCAATGAAACAAttcgaaaaagaaaattctccgATTGAGCAACTGAGTGCCAACAAATAATTCagctcaaaatttttaataaaaagaaCATAATATAGCCAAATTGCTTTCTTTTTACCTTTCCAATTGAGAAATTTAACTGAAAGAGACCCTAAATCGGAGCCGGGGAAATCGAAAGAGGTTCTCTGGGGAATTATCTCGAGATCGGGTAGGATCGTTGTTCCTTCAACGCCTAATCAAAGTTTGCAACTTGGGAACTTTTATAGGAGCTAATTTACAGTTTACTCCCTCAACTATCATTTACTTGTAAGTAACCCCCTaacttttcaactccctcaacCAAAAATGCGTTTGGACTTTTGTCCAGGGGAACGGAGTAGGGAAGTTTTGATGTAATATCAAATTTGGAGTCTCTTTCTTGTACAAACGATATTGCTCTTGTTAATAAGAGTTAAAGACATAAAACGTCCAAAAATAGAACCGTTTGGATTGGTCATTTTTCAAGTAAAAAACTACAGTaatacataaataaaaatatctcttccatataatatatcaaatatttcaaaaaatatttatagtaaaaatttttcatatacactattacaataaaatttttcaaaaacactcccAAAAACAGTTAATCCAAACAGAGGAGCACGGGAGGAGCAATTAAATATCACTAGACTGGACCTTGCAAGGATATTTTCTTTTGGATATCTTTCGCTACTAGCAAAATTTGGGGGTAAAACATTGATCAATCTCCTGGTGGAGGGTTGAgtagtgataataattttagaGGAAGCAATTCAAGTTAGGCTTGGGTCCATCTGAGACCAATTGAAGAAAGGGTCGGACTTGGGCTTAACCCAAAAGATACTACTGTAAAATTTGatgacattaaaaaaaaaacttaaaatgaGGAGCTTGAAGTTGATTTGGAGAAGCAGTTGGGGGCGATTAGTTTGCTATTATGATCGTTTCCACTTTTTAATTTGTCTGTATAAATAAATCAATCAATATCTTTTTTATGATGCATATTCTTCGAACAAACCAAAAACATGTTTGGGTAAATCCAAAACATAATAAATTCAGGCAACCGTGAGAATAAGAGGAGCAAAAATGGCACTAgatgtaaaatataattatagaataaatttttataattctGCACGTGGTGTAAAATATacaccttatatatatatatatatattttttgaccAAATCTTGGCCATAAGctttggtgaaggttgccagcCCCTCCTCCTTGGACAACATTCCCAGTTTTGCCAAGGACTCCAAGCACTTTTGGGCCTGAAGTGAATCGACACTTTTAATTCTCACTTTGGAGGGGTTACTGATTCTGTCTGTCTCTCTTTCCATTGTATTTGTGTCTCCATCACTTTCAAGTTTCCGAGTTTCCACCCAAATTCCAGACTGAAACTTCAAAGCTTCCTCCCTCGCCTCGTTTTCTCCGCCCTCCAAATTAGAAGCAAACTCGCACACTCCCCTATTTTCTTTGGTACGATTCCACCCTAACTCTCTTCATCCTTGTCTCTCCCCTTTTTAGCTAGTACGTCACGCACCCGCAGTCTCCGGGCGTAATCTTAACTCCGTCAGCGGCCACCTTAAAATAGTGAAACTCCCACCGGAAAATGTCGCAGTCTCTCAATTTATCCATTTCCACCTCCTCACCAACTTCCCCCAATTTCGCATCCCTTTCAAGACCCTCAACTTCGTTCCTCACCGGAAGTTTCCGGTTCCCCGTCAAATTCAGACCCTCCGGCCTACGTACACCAGCACCACCGGAGCTTCTCATTACCAAAGCCTCCTCCGATCCGGAGGCGCCTTCAGCTTCAGCTTCTGCTTCTGCTTCCGCTGCAGCTGCGACTCTAGGTTCGGATAATGGTGTGGGAGGGGTGTTATCGGCTGTGCCGCCAGCGGACACGGGCTCGATTGAGGTGGATGCGGTGACGGAGGCCGAGTTGAAGGAGAATGGGTTTCGGAGCACACGGAGGACTAAACTGATTTGCACGATCGGCCCCGCGACGTGCGGGTCGGAACAGCTGGAGGCGTTGGCTGTTGGGGGAATGAATGTGGCTAGGATTAATATGTGTCACGGGACGAGGGAGTGGCACCGGAGAGTGATCGAGCGGGTTCGGAGGTTGAATGAGGAGAAAGGCTACGCGGTAGCTATTATGATGGATACTGAAGGCAGTGAAATTCACATGGGGGAACTTGGTGGTGCCTCTTCCGTGAAAGCTGAGGtaaagaattggaaaaaaaaaatgattgctTTTTTGGTTGATTCACTAATTTGATTTGGGATATGAATGTCAGGTTAATTTTATCGATTGTGCTTATTAGTGGATAATGAGCTAAAAGTTAGGTGCTTTATAGGGGTATTGGAGTTGAATATGGTTAACTTCTTAGAAATAGTGATATGCTTTCTGGGTGGTTTTGCTGAGTTTACTTGAGAACTGACAGGAGAGAACTATGGGGTTGTGTTTCTCATGGACAAGGAATGAATTCAATATTAGTCTTTTTGTGAGTATGAAATTGAGTTTATTCGGCTATTTGTTTTAGGTTTTTTACCTACAAGagattgggggggggggggttcggAATGGGAATTGTTACCGTGTCAAATGTACTTGAGTTATCAAGGTCTATTCTAGTGACTTCTTTTGATTAAGGCTGCAATTACTTCGTTGGTAAGAAGAAGATTAAGAAAAATTTCAGACCTCTGTCATGATAGGAATTTGCTTCATTCAGCTTTCAATTTGTATCCCAATATATCTATACAAGTTTTGGTCTATTATGAGTTGAACTGCTTGTTTTTCTTGAATCAGGTGCTGGGGAGAGTGGCAATTTAATCCATCTTTATTTGAGATGAATTACTTACTATgaaattgattaaaaaaaaaatggctttTCAATCTTGTGGTACTTGCTTGAATTTGTCCATTTGCAATTGGTTacaagtttctgggttttgaaGAGGGGATATTTTTTCCCCCATCTTTTCTGAAGCTTGTGGGTTTTCAGAAGTTTATGGTTTCCCAGTTTAGATATGTGCTCTCAAGCCCTTCTTAGAAGTTTTCGTCTTAAATTTGTGAAAACAATTGAGGCATTGTTTTCTATTGGCCACTTCAGT
This Coffea arabica cultivar ET-39 chromosome 3e, Coffea Arabica ET-39 HiFi, whole genome shotgun sequence DNA region includes the following protein-coding sequences:
- the LOC140038856 gene encoding guanine nucleotide-binding protein subunit gamma 2-like; amino-acid sequence: MQSVSSEQGRSAADTRGKHRISAELKRLEQEARFLEEELEQLEKMEKASASCKEMLSKVETRPDPLLPATNGPLNPSWDRWFEGPQEKSGCRCWIL
- the LOC140038858 gene encoding uncharacterized protein, whose translation is MGAFLSRFWFMLFPAKEYKIVVVGLDNAGKTTTLYKLHLGEVVTTHPTVGSNVEELVYKNIRFEVWDLGGQDRLRTSWATYYRGTHAVIVVIDSTDRARISIMKDELFRLLPHEDLQSAVILVFANKQDLKDAMSPAEITDALSLHSIKDHDWHIQACCALTGEGLYDGLGWVAQRVSGKAPSLES